TCTACATATCTCCTCTTCTTGGGCTCTTGGGTTATAACTTGATTAGTTATTATTCTTGGGCTAATGAGGGAAAACCCAACAAACTTTACTGAAGTTCATTCATTTTGCTTGCCATAAACATTACATGAGTTCGGAATTTATACAGAAAGTGTAAACCCTAGAAGCCCTAGACAGATGTCAAGATCATGTGCTTCCTAGAGATTAAGGGCTGACAGCTTCAAGCCTTTAAAACCTTCAGCACAAGCTTTCAGTCATTTTCTGCTTTTGTACTTCGCTTTTCTGGTTCTCATCTTCATTTCCAAGACAGCCGTTGCGCGGTTGATTTGAATTCTGGGCCACTAGAGTTTGATTGTTGACTGGGCTTTTCATCCTCGTGGCCCATCTTCTGCTTTCCTTTCTGTTCTCTTGTCAATCTGCTGCCGTTTAATGCTCTGTTCTCCATACTGTCACCTGCTAGCATTTTCGACATGACCTTGTTGCTCAccttgcatgcctgtgagtatAACACAAGTCATCAAAATTGcaacattaaaataaaaggtGACATAATCCAAACAAGCTAAGAAAATGGTACTAACCAAATCTGATATCTTTGATGCTATGGCAGCTTGTATAAGCTGATGAGAGTCAAGTCCAAGTTTCGATAAAACAGCTCCTTTGGACTCCAAACCACGTTTTGATACGAAAATACTTACAGGGCTAGAGTTTTTTTCACCTTGTTTTGCCTTTAACTTAGCCCAAGGGTGCAGATATGGCGCGGCGTTACTTGTGAGAGCAATTAAGCCAACAAGAGAACCAGCATCATCGTAAAATGGGGAACACGTAGTGACAGCTGAAAATCTATGCCCTGATTTGCTCCTGAGAGGAAACTCACCGGTCCAGGTCTCTCCACTGAAACAACGTTGAACAATGTTCATGGCAAGGGCAGCATCCTGATCATCTACCATAACATTAATTGGGTTCTGCCCAACTGCTTCTGCAGCTGAGTATCCAAATTGCTTTTCCGCCATGGCATTCCTTGAACAATCATGACATGAATAAGCAAGCCACAAGCatcatttcacaaaaaaaaactactattCTAATAAAGGACCTAACTGACATCCAAAAGCAAATTCGGAAGATCGccacataaatatattatgagaCGTGAATAAACAATGTAAGGAAGCCATAAACCGAATTTCACTAGGTCAGActactatttattattagtaataGGCTTAACTCACACCTAAAAAAGCTACTTCAAGAACAGACTATCagattatttataaattgttttcgaTGTACATTTAATACTCACCAAAAGATAATTCGCATTTTGAGATCGAAGGCATGAACAGATTGGCCCATCGACTGCACAATGTTCAAATACTGTTGATGGGTGAACCTCCCTGCCGATGGTCCTGCTCCTCCACCGACTCTAGCTCTCAGACTGATACTGCTCTCCTTCCGCAACGAGTTGGCGCAGCTGTTCCTCAACGCCAGAGCTCCCTGGTCGATGTTTCTCTTTGCCGGCGACACCGAATGACCATGTTCGGTGGATACGGCCTTCAGCCTACACATCTCGTGCTTTAGGCGCTCGTGACTCTCCTCGAGCTCTAGCATCTTCGTCAGAAGCTCCTTCGTTGGTGGAGTCTCCATTGCGAGCTGAAGCGgacctgagagagagagagagagagaggcgctTGGCCGGTTAGATTTTTATTGGCACTCGACAATAAGTAGTCGTCGACAATTTAGTTTGGTTAGGCAGACaaaacctcttttttttttgagcaacaggcagacaaaaacaaaaactacaaTCACTACACGTAAGCGGTAAGTCAGTGATAATACTGATGGCGACTTAACCCTGCATGCATGAAGGCAGCATACTAATCTATTGGGGAAAAAAACAGCAAAGTACTGACtaagtaaaataaatttcatcaGGCGACTACTGCACCGCTTCAACTCCAACGTGACATTAGCTTTTCAAGACTCATACGTGTCAGCCAAAATATCAGCAACTAACTCCcactttttttataattgaaatatCATCATTCTTCTTCTCGCTGATATCATGTTCTTCATTAATAAATGCAAACTTGTTGAAGGTAGCAGATTTTCCGTTTAGTTTTTGAATGACACCAAATTAAAAGTCTTTGGTCTCCTtagaatcctttttttttttgtgaaacggTCTCCTTAGAATCCTATAAATTCAAAAACTTGTTACTTCTTGATAGATTCCGAGAACATGATGGAAGTATCATTGCTTTTAAAATCTTGGAAACTTGTAAAATCTATAAAGAAGGGAGAGagattttttggatttaattATGGATATAAGTCAATTGAATAATTGTCCCTAATTGTAATTGATCGTAACTACATAGGGTGTCAATTTGGGCTGGTCCGGTCCGGCACGGCCCAAACCCGCTAAACTCGCAAATATTTGAATCCGGTCCGGAAATTTTTTGGGCCCAGAATTCAAAACTCGGTCTGGCCTTTATAAGGCTAAAgggtttttcgggtttttttgttttttcaaaaaataatttgccATTGGCACTTCCATAATTTTAatacatgtgaattttcattaaaaaattagttttatttttttgttttaaaatataaagtaagtttaaacttttcttctttatcaattattttttactttttgtatgctttaaaaacatattataaacaaatcaaatttaataagatttaaataatcaaatataaattaaaactaaatatgtaAGAGagcaaaatttatgataaacacgATCAAACGTTTCATactttgtattttgaaattaaaaaaaaaacatattgtaCATCAAAGAAGAGacatttacaaaatttaaaatgtgacatttgtaatgatcaaacaataaagtgcataaacaacttttatattttctttattaaagtttgaataaaaatattaaaataatatgtcaaTACTAATAAGAGTTTTGATTACAAGAACGATAATATTTAAGCTAAAGTATAAAATTTCGGGTTTTTCGGACCGACCTTAGCCCAAACGGGCTTAGACCCAAAATACCCAAATCCTAAATAGACTTAGCCCGAAATGTCCAAATTTTTTTGGACTTATAAAACTAAGTCTAAACCCGGTAATTTTTAGGGTTGGACGGACTCGGAATGCAGAACTTTTGTTACTGAGTAAAAGTTAGAAGAACaggaacaaaaaaaactgaGCATAAATGGCCTTGTTAGGGTTTATGATCAAAGTATCATTGAttcttgtaaattttaaaattttgaaatataaaagataaaatctTGAAAATTTGTAAAATCTATAAAGAAAGGAAGCGTggtttttagatatttaattatggATATAAGTTAAATTGAAAAATTGTCCCTAATTGTAATAGATAATAACtgtaacaacaacaaagaagatgtaaattaaaaaaaaaacatacaagattacTTCATACtatttaagataaaaattagttatttacaatctttttgttactatttttattttataacttcCTTTTTGTTACTAGTAATTTAGAagttagaagaagaagattagtATAAATGGGCCGAGATAGGGTTTAAGGTGGGTTTCATCTATTGGGGTTTAAGACCATCTCCATCCATTAAGACCTTTAATGGGTActtaaaactaaattaatgtttaatttagtGATTTGAAAGGTTTAGAACTTCTAttaatctatttaattttttcatacTCCATTGGTAGAACCTTATTAGAAAATACTAACCGGAAAAGAAAGAAGCTTCTAGTGTCGTCAATCGTCGTAGCTTTCGCCCTTATCCTCGCCGCCGCGATTTTCGCCGGAGTCCGATCAAATGTCAACTCTTCCCAACACGTTCTAGGCCTAGCTCAGAAACCAAGCCAAGCAATCTCAAAAGCATGCGAGCCGACTCGTTTCCTTGAGCTATGCGTCGACTCACTCATGGACTT
The window above is part of the Brassica napus cultivar Da-Ae chromosome C3, Da-Ae, whole genome shotgun sequence genome. Proteins encoded here:
- the LOC111197892 gene encoding uncharacterized protein LOC111197892, translated to METPPTKELLTKMLELEESHERLKHEMCRLKAVSTEHGHSVSPAKRNIDQGALALRNSCANSLRKESSISLRARVGGGAGPSAGRFTHQQYLNIVQSMGQSVHAFDLKMRIIFWNAMAEKQFGYSAAEAVGQNPINVMVDDQDAALAMNIVQRCFSGETWTGEFPLRSKSGHRFSAVTTCSPFYDDAGSLVGLIALTSNAAPYLHPWAKLKAKQGEKNSSPVSIFVSKRGLESKGAVLSKLGLDSHQLIQAAIASKISDLACKVSNKVMSKMLAGDSMENRALNGSRLTREQKGKQKMGHEDEKPSQQSNSSGPEFKSTAQRLSWK
- the LOC106394163 gene encoding probable pectinesterase/pectinesterase inhibitor 34, translated to MENTNRKRKKLLVSSIVVAFALILAAAIFAGVRSNVNSSQHVLGLAQKPSQAISKACEPTRFLELCVDSLMDFPGSLAASSAKDLIHVTVNMTLHHFSHTLYSSSSFSFLDMPPRVRSAY